A region of the Pueribacillus theae genome:
AACTGGTTTGTCATGTAAACCCCGAAACTTTTTGAATAACATTTTACACTAAATAAGCTACGGCTATCGCCAAAAGGAAAAACAAAACAGAAAGAACCACTGTAATCCGAACCAATAGCGCATCAATACCGCGCGCTTTTTGTTTGCCAAAGAGCTGTTCCGCTCCGCCGGAAATGGCACCAGACAGGCCAGCGCTTCTTCCTTGCTGCAAAAGGATGACTCCAATTAAGCAAATCGCTACGATAACAAGCAAGACCAAAGCAACAGTATGCATCGTATTTCCTCCCATTCATACGAGACTCTTACTAATGAATGTATCAAAAAGAGAAGCCTCTGTACAGAGGCTTGCTTACTTTAAATTATAGAAAGCGTTTGTTCCTGGATATTGAGCAACAGATGCAAGCTCATCTTCGATTCTGAGCAATTGGTTGTATTTTGCGACCCGGTCGGTTCTTGACGGTGCACCTGTTTTAATTTGGCCGGCATTTGCCGCAACTGCAATATCCGCAATCGTGCTGTCTTCCGTTTCACCTGAACGATGCGAGATGACAGCAGTATAGCCTGCACGTTTCGCCATTTCAATGGCATCAAACGTTTCTGTTAACGTACCGATTTGGTTTACTTTAATTAAAATGGAGTTGCCGATCC
Encoded here:
- the secG gene encoding preprotein translocase subunit SecG, whose amino-acid sequence is MHTVALVLLVIVAICLIGVILLQQGRSAGLSGAISGGAEQLFGKQKARGIDALLVRITVVLSVLFFLLAIAVAYLV